One region of Planktothrix sp. FACHB-1365 genomic DNA includes:
- the hypF gene encoding carbamoyltransferase HypF, with the protein MSQPSSDLNSQHYRLQLKIQGTVQGVGFRPFIYRLATQLNLTGWVNNSVQGVCIEVEGLRENLEQFQRRLQQEKPPQSEILSLDSIWLPTVGYSQFEIHVSDSTTHTQKSAIVLPDLSTCSDCLQEIFDPENRRYQYAFTNCTNCGPRYSIIQGLPYDRNHTTMSTFTLCCDCQNEYNNPLNRRFHAQPNACPVCGPQLELWDKIGNKIASFQDALKQSADIIRSGQILALKGLGGFLLIVDARNATAVQNLRTRKRRPAKPLAVMYPNLEQVKQDCLVSELEEQLLCSPASPIVLLRRISPLAGVISPGNPYLGVMLPYTPLHHLLLAELNFPIVATSGNFASEPICIDEAEAVIRLNQIADFFLVHNRPIVRPIDDSVVRVIAGEEMVLRRARGYAPLPVPIPEESIGADRSPFYQTNFSLAQLSDLSIENPKKILAVGGHLKNTIAIAFNQKAFLSQHIGDLENPQALDAFQEVMNSLSNIYDFQPNIIVCDAHPDYYSTQFAEALSQQNHPIPLIRVQHHLAHIFSVIAEHHLQLPLLGIAWDGTGYGLDGTIWGGEFFQITETQIQRMASFRPFPLPGGDKAVYEPRRIALGLLYELFGNSVFNHEITLESMKSFTTQELKIIQTMLNRKLNTPLTSSVGRLFDGVAGLLGIAEIVSFEGQAAMALEFAIDNLETDEYYPFEWCDLPQALEKGENLNYFNWEATIKAILQDKINQKPINLISAKFHNTLVEAVLEIARKLGEKTITLSGGCFQNQYLIERMIKRLCQEQFQVYWSQKIPPNDGGLALGQAAFLINHQQSVPNLGRKAEKS; encoded by the coding sequence ATGTCACAACCTTCTTCTGATCTCAATTCTCAACACTATCGCTTGCAACTCAAGATTCAAGGAACAGTGCAAGGCGTTGGCTTTCGTCCGTTTATTTATCGCCTCGCAACTCAGTTAAACTTAACGGGATGGGTAAATAATTCCGTTCAAGGGGTTTGTATTGAAGTGGAAGGTTTACGGGAGAATTTAGAACAGTTTCAACGCCGTCTTCAACAGGAAAAACCGCCTCAGTCTGAAATTTTAAGTTTAGACTCAATTTGGTTACCAACAGTAGGTTATTCTCAATTTGAAATTCACGTTTCTGACTCTACAACCCACACTCAAAAGTCAGCAATTGTATTACCCGATTTATCAACTTGTTCTGACTGTTTACAAGAAATTTTTGATCCTGAAAATCGCCGTTATCAATACGCCTTTACTAACTGTACCAATTGTGGGCCGCGTTATTCGATTATTCAAGGATTACCTTATGATCGAAATCACACCACAATGTCAACATTTACCCTGTGTTGTGATTGTCAAAATGAATATAATAACCCTTTAAATCGTCGGTTTCATGCTCAACCCAATGCTTGTCCGGTTTGTGGGCCACAATTAGAATTATGGGATAAAATAGGAAATAAAATTGCTAGTTTTCAGGACGCTTTAAAACAATCGGCGGATATCATTCGTTCAGGTCAAATTTTAGCATTAAAAGGGTTAGGTGGATTTCTGTTAATCGTCGATGCTAGAAATGCAACGGCTGTACAGAATTTACGCACTCGTAAACGTCGCCCAGCTAAACCCTTGGCGGTGATGTATCCTAATTTAGAACAAGTTAAACAGGATTGTTTGGTTTCTGAATTAGAAGAACAATTATTATGTTCTCCCGCATCTCCAATTGTTTTGTTACGTCGAATTTCTCCATTAGCAGGGGTAATTTCCCCAGGAAATCCCTATTTAGGGGTGATGTTACCCTACACACCCTTACATCATTTATTATTAGCAGAATTAAATTTTCCGATTGTGGCAACCAGTGGCAATTTTGCCAGTGAACCGATTTGTATTGACGAAGCGGAAGCGGTCATTCGTTTAAATCAAATCGCCGATTTTTTCTTAGTTCATAACCGCCCCATTGTTAGACCCATTGATGATTCTGTGGTCAGAGTGATTGCAGGTGAAGAAATGGTGTTGCGTCGCGCCAGAGGTTACGCGCCTTTACCTGTTCCTATCCCAGAAGAGTCTATAGGCGCAGATAGATCCCCATTTTATCAAACTAACTTTAGTTTAGCACAGCTTTCTGATTTGTCAATAGAAAACCCAAAAAAAATTTTAGCGGTGGGAGGACATTTAAAAAATACAATTGCTATAGCATTTAATCAAAAAGCCTTCTTAAGTCAACATATTGGAGATTTAGAAAACCCCCAAGCTTTAGACGCATTTCAAGAAGTGATGAATAGTCTCAGTAATATTTATGATTTTCAACCGAATATCATTGTTTGTGATGCTCATCCTGATTATTATTCAACGCAATTTGCAGAAGCTTTATCCCAACAAAATCACCCCATTCCTTTGATTCGTGTCCAACATCATCTCGCTCATATTTTTTCCGTTATTGCTGAACATCATTTACAACTTCCCTTATTAGGAATAGCTTGGGATGGAACCGGATATGGACTGGATGGAACTATTTGGGGAGGAGAATTTTTTCAGATCACAGAAACCCAAATTCAACGCATGGCTTCTTTTCGTCCTTTTCCCCTTCCCGGTGGAGATAAAGCCGTTTATGAACCGCGAAGAATTGCGTTAGGATTATTATATGAATTATTTGGAAATTCTGTATTTAATCACGAGATAACTTTAGAGTCAATGAAATCTTTCACCACTCAAGAGTTAAAAATTATTCAAACCATGCTTAACCGTAAATTAAATACACCTTTAACATCGAGTGTAGGCAGACTCTTTGATGGGGTGGCTGGTTTATTAGGAATTGCTGAAATAGTAAGTTTTGAAGGACAAGCGGCAATGGCGTTAGAATTTGCCATTGATAATTTAGAAACCGATGAATATTATCCCTTTGAATGGTGTGATCTTCCCCAAGCTTTAGAAAAGGGAGAAAATCTAAATTATTTTAATTGGGAAGCTACAATTAAAGCCATATTACAGGATAAAATTAACCAAAAACCGATTAATTTAATTTCAGCTAAATTTCATAATACTTTAGTTGAGGCGGTTTTAGAAATAGCGAGAAAATTAGGCGAAAAAACAATAACCTTAAGTGGAGGATGTTTTCAGAATCAATATTTAATTGAACGCATGATTAAACGCCTTTGTCAAGAACAATTTCAGGTGTATTGGTCACAAAAAATTCCTCCAAATGATGGAGGATTAGCACTAGGACAAGCTGCCTTTTTAATTAATCATCAACAATCTGTGCCCAATCTGGGAAGGAAGGCGGAAAAAAGTTAA
- a CDS encoding acyltransferase family protein, protein MRLQALDVFRGIAIASMILVNNPGSWDFVYPLLNHAEWNGCTPTDLVFPFFLFIVGVAMAFSLLKYTKEYRSPETTVPESIYWRIAKRCGILFLLGLLLNGFPTYNLAQIRIMGVLQRISVAYFLAAIAIFNLSKKGLWILSAAILVGYWIALQYIPVPSYGAGNLTPEGNFAAYIDRILLGQNHLWKGGVYDPEGLFSTFPAVVTVLAGYLTGNWIRKQPIRTYTSISLIVFAISCFVVGYLWAEIFPLNKSLWTSSFTTVTVGWSLLLLAFCYETLEVRGWTKWGFPFKVMGLNALFIFVASGFVARLLNLIKIGNSPEAPSAKTWLYETVFQSIFGPMNGSLAFAIATLLFWWVISYFMYRQGWFVKV, encoded by the coding sequence ATGCGCCTACAGGCTTTGGATGTATTTCGGGGAATTGCGATCGCCAGTATGATATTGGTCAATAACCCCGGTAGTTGGGATTTTGTCTATCCCCTGCTCAATCATGCAGAATGGAATGGTTGTACCCCCACAGACTTAGTATTTCCTTTCTTTCTATTTATTGTTGGGGTAGCAATGGCTTTTTCCCTCTTGAAGTATACAAAAGAGTATCGTTCTCCAGAAACGACCGTTCCTGAATCGATTTATTGGCGAATTGCTAAACGATGTGGCATTTTATTTTTATTAGGATTACTCCTGAATGGATTTCCAACTTATAACCTCGCCCAAATTCGGATTATGGGGGTTTTACAACGGATTAGTGTTGCCTATTTTTTAGCGGCGATCGCTATTTTTAATCTATCAAAAAAAGGATTATGGATATTAAGTGCTGCAATTTTAGTTGGATATTGGATAGCCCTGCAATATATTCCAGTTCCGAGCTATGGCGCTGGAAATCTAACACCGGAGGGAAATTTTGCCGCCTATATTGATCGAATACTATTAGGTCAAAACCATTTATGGAAAGGGGGAGTTTATGATCCTGAAGGATTATTTAGTACCTTTCCGGCTGTTGTTACAGTTCTAGCGGGTTATTTAACCGGAAATTGGATTAGAAAACAACCGATTAGAACCTACACCAGTATCAGTTTAATTGTATTTGCAATTAGTTGTTTTGTTGTAGGATATTTGTGGGCGGAAATTTTTCCCTTAAATAAATCTCTGTGGACAAGTTCTTTTACCACCGTTACCGTCGGATGGTCATTACTGCTGTTAGCATTTTGTTATGAAACCCTAGAAGTTCGAGGCTGGACAAAATGGGGATTTCCGTTTAAAGTTATGGGGTTAAATGCCCTTTTTATCTTTGTCGCTTCTGGTTTTGTCGCTAGACTTCTTAATTTAATTAAAATAGGAAATTCCCCCGAAGCTCCCAGCGCTAAAACTTGGTTGTATGAAACCGTATTTCAATCGATTTTTGGCCCGATGAATGGTTCTCTGGCTTTTGCGATCGCAACCCTTTTATTTTGGTGGGTCATTTCCTATTTCATGTATCGTCAGGGATGGTTTGTGAAAGTTTAA
- a CDS encoding DNA methyltransferase, with protein sequence MVNQLFYGDNLEVLRKHIKDESVDLCYIDPPFNSKRNYNQIYNNLGKEDQAQAQAFIDTWTWDDQANQGLKEIFSNYQGHFTQQSIDLIAGLTKVLGKGSLLAYLVSMTLRIAEIYRVLKPTGSFYLHCDPTASHYLKLILDAVFCSQGGNYQNEITWKRTTNSGSSKSISKRFPSNADIILFYTKSDQYYFEHIRQEYSEKYKSRFTKRDKRGYYYLDNLKTYSEERLEKLKAEDRIEYTKNGTPRIKNYLHETQGVIMDNIWTDIQSINSQAKERLGYPTQKPEALLERIIQSSSQEGDIILDAYCGCGTTVAVSQRLERQWIGIDITYQSISLILKRLEDAFGQGILEQIQLNGIPKDMKSAIALANKKDDRTRKEFEKWAVLTYSNNRAVINPKKGADKGIDGIAYFRGEQDEPEKIILQVKSGNVKSGDIRDLQGTLTLEKAKMGIFITLKEPTKEMIKTAKSAGIYQNKYMSQSYDQISIVTVQEIIEEKKRLSIPLGYEVLKSAEKQKEVQPTQLSLLDIDITS encoded by the coding sequence ATGGTTAATCAATTATTCTACGGTGATAATTTAGAAGTTCTGCGGAAACATATTAAGGATGAATCTGTAGATTTATGTTATATTGATCCCCCATTTAATTCTAAACGTAATTATAATCAAATTTATAATAATTTAGGCAAAGAAGATCAAGCCCAAGCTCAAGCCTTTATTGATACTTGGACTTGGGATGATCAGGCTAATCAAGGTTTAAAGGAGATTTTTAGCAATTATCAAGGTCATTTTACCCAACAAAGTATTGATTTAATAGCAGGATTAACAAAAGTTCTGGGTAAGGGTAGCCTTTTGGCTTATTTAGTTAGTATGACTTTGAGAATTGCAGAAATTTATCGAGTTTTAAAACCAACAGGAAGCTTTTATTTACATTGTGATCCTACAGCTAGTCATTATCTAAAATTAATTTTAGATGCAGTTTTTTGTTCTCAAGGTGGGAACTATCAGAATGAAATTACTTGGAAAAGGACGACTAACTCAGGAAGTAGTAAATCTATTTCTAAAAGATTTCCTTCTAATGCTGATATCATCTTATTCTATACGAAATCTGATCAGTATTATTTTGAACATATTAGACAAGAATATTCTGAAAAATATAAATCTCGATTTACAAAAAGAGATAAAAGAGGATATTATTATTTAGATAACTTAAAAACTTATTCTGAGGAAAGATTGGAAAAGCTAAAAGCTGAAGATAGAATTGAATATACTAAAAATGGAACTCCTCGGATTAAAAACTATCTTCATGAGACACAAGGAGTTATTATGGATAATATCTGGACAGATATACAATCAATTAATTCTCAAGCTAAAGAACGTTTGGGTTATCCAACTCAAAAACCAGAAGCATTGTTAGAAAGGATTATTCAATCAAGTAGTCAAGAAGGAGATATTATTTTAGATGCTTATTGTGGTTGTGGGACAACCGTTGCAGTATCACAACGTTTAGAGCGTCAATGGATAGGGATTGATATTACTTATCAAAGTATTAGTTTAATTTTAAAACGGTTAGAAGATGCGTTTGGTCAAGGAATATTAGAACAAATTCAACTCAATGGAATTCCTAAAGATATGAAATCTGCGATCGCATTAGCCAATAAAAAAGACGATCGCACCCGCAAGGAATTTGAAAAATGGGCAGTTTTAACTTATAGTAATAATCGGGCAGTAATTAACCCGAAAAAAGGCGCGGATAAGGGTATTGATGGTATTGCTTATTTTCGAGGGGAACAGGATGAACCGGAAAAAATTATTTTACAAGTCAAATCTGGTAATGTTAAATCAGGAGATATTCGAGATTTACAAGGAACCTTAACCTTAGAAAAAGCCAAAATGGGGATTTTTATTACTTTAAAAGAACCTACAAAAGAGATGATTAAAACAGCTAAATCCGCCGGAATTTATCAAAATAAATATATGAGTCAAAGTTATGATCAAATCTCAATTGTGACAGTTCAAGAGATTATTGAGGAGAAAAAACGGTTATCCATTCCGTTAGGTTATGAAGTCTTAAAATCTGCTGAAAAACAAAAAGAAGTTCAACCAACGCAGTTAAGCTTATTAGATATTGATATCACTTCCTAA
- a CDS encoding fasciclin domain-containing protein has translation MAQTTQKFLTLLATVSSVAVLTACGQPTATNTTPEQPATEQAAGTPESTTSTTTATTASPSPGADTTASTATTTPGADTTASTATTTPGADTTASTATTTPAVASENTGTDAALVSNESETVVQIASSNPSFSTFTKAVEAAGLTETLSGAGNYTVFAPTDEAFAALPAGTLEELMKPENKEKLAQILQYHILPTKVASAEIQPGEVATVEGDPVNLEVAEGKVKVNGAEVVQPDINASNGVIHVIKVVILPPDAPAPNAQ, from the coding sequence ATGGCTCAAACAACCCAAAAATTTCTGACTTTATTAGCAACCGTCAGCAGTGTCGCTGTCCTTACAGCCTGCGGTCAGCCTACTGCCACCAACACCACCCCGGAACAACCGGCGACCGAACAAGCAGCAGGGACTCCTGAGTCTACAACCTCTACAACAACAGCCACCACTGCTTCCCCCTCTCCGGGTGCTGATACCACAGCCAGTACAGCGACCACCACTCCGGGTGCTGATACCACAGCCAGTACAGCGACCACCACTCCGGGTGCTGATACCACAGCCAGTACAGCGACCACCACTCCTGCTGTTGCTTCCGAAAATACTGGAACAGATGCAGCTTTAGTTTCCAACGAGTCAGAAACCGTTGTCCAAATTGCCAGCAGCAACCCCTCTTTCAGTACCTTCACGAAAGCCGTTGAAGCGGCTGGGTTAACCGAAACCCTATCGGGTGCAGGCAATTACACCGTTTTTGCCCCCACTGATGAAGCGTTTGCTGCCTTACCTGCGGGTACTTTAGAAGAGTTAATGAAGCCAGAAAATAAAGAAAAATTGGCTCAAATTCTCCAGTATCATATTCTGCCCACTAAAGTCGCTTCGGCTGAAATTCAACCGGGTGAAGTCGCTACAGTTGAAGGAGATCCGGTTAATTTAGAAGTGGCTGAAGGCAAAGTTAAAGTTAATGGTGCTGAAGTTGTTCAACCAGATATTAATGCCAGCAATGGTGTTATTCATGTGATTAAGGTTGTTATTCTTCCTCCTGATGCTCCTGCTCCTAACGCTCAATAG
- a CDS encoding transporter substrate-binding protein produces the protein MPGVRVGLLHSLSGAMAYRERPLLEAELMAIAEINAQGGVLGHMIEPMIEDGASDCFTFERKAKKLIQQENLTTLFGCWTSASRHGVKPVLENFNAQLWYPAPYEGLENCTQIFYTGFCANQQVESTISWLLRNQKIRCYLLGWDQVFSHTLNKLMKVHLKHHGGQVVGEAYVPSSTRDFEPIITRIRQAQPDIIINTLRGDRNLVFYRQFYESGIRASELPILATSLSEDEVQQLHNAAIGHLSCFHYFQSLNTPENHQFVQSFKHRYGEDRVTNDPMATAYSQLYLWKQSVELAESFDVERIRIASYGQRFLAPGGLVRLETNHHVAKVCRIGQVLPNQQFEVLYTSEQPIKPLPWLGFNEANFNASDIVFELLAEVSQGIERAEQLEQKSIELEATKAQLQQEIEIRKQFEAALQRANEELENKVTERTAALKESNDNLVQEIVQHQQAESALRIARDQLQTVLDAVPGNVSWINSDLRYIEVNDRLANMLNLPKEDFIGQHIGFLGTSSEFQGFVQDLFDSPEIDAYREVRTLIQGQWRHYLMVAQKYNNNQAAFVVGIDITARKQAEESLRTARDQLQTVLEAVPGTVSWISSDLSYIEVNQRLAEMFNLPREAFVGQNIGFLGGSSEFQNFVQDLFNSPEIDAYREVRTKVQKKWRHYLIVAQKYNNNQAAFVVGIDITARKQAEESLRTAKDQLQTVLQAVPGSVSWISSDLRYLEVNQRLADMFNLPKEHFIGQHIGFLGDNSEFTQFVQHLFDSSIIDAFQELSVSINEQVRHYLMVAQKYNNNQAAFVVGIDITARKNAEEALRLTQDQLEAVLDVIPGTVSWISSDLRYLGVNRYLASTFDLKPEDFVGQDIGFLKASFQFNDFVQGFFNQAERDAYQEVMSVIKGKPRNYLIVAHKYNNNQAAFFVGIDITERKQAEEALKQAEANYRSIFENAVEGIFQSTPTGVYLSANPALARIYGYQSPEELIENLTNIQDLLYVEPQRRQEFVRLLEEQGSIVGFESQIRRLDGQLTWISENAFAVRDEAGTLLYYEGTVEDINERKQAEVALQKAMEELEIRVEERTAALREANHQLVREIAERTRIEVALRESEAELRALFAAMTDVITVFDGEGRYKKIVSTNSEVLYSPTEERLGKSVFEVFPPSHAALFYDQIQRVLQTKQTLNIEYSLNSAETEPGHHAPNSSDFIGGDEVWFAATVSPMPDNCVIWVARNTTERRRVLEALKAEQEKSERLLLNILPQSIAEQLKQNPHSIAERFEQATIMFADIVDFTGFSARISPSELVDLLNQIFSAFDELADKHNLEKIKTIGDSYMVAGGLPMPREDHAEAMAEMALDMQAEILRFQRETNQSFNLRIGINTGPVVAGVIGTKKFIYDLWGDAVNIASRMESQGEGGKIQVTATTKNLLNGKYNFEERGLIDVKGRGQMLTYWLTQRQFL, from the coding sequence ATGCCAGGTGTACGAGTCGGGTTACTGCATTCTCTCAGTGGAGCAATGGCTTATCGGGAAAGGCCTCTGCTAGAAGCAGAATTAATGGCGATCGCCGAAATTAATGCTCAAGGTGGGGTTTTAGGACACATGATTGAGCCAATGATTGAGGATGGAGCCTCAGACTGTTTCACGTTTGAGCGAAAAGCAAAAAAACTGATTCAACAGGAGAATCTGACCACCTTATTTGGGTGTTGGACTTCAGCCAGCCGTCATGGCGTTAAACCAGTGCTGGAAAATTTTAATGCTCAATTGTGGTATCCAGCGCCTTATGAAGGATTGGAAAATTGTACCCAAATTTTCTATACCGGATTTTGTGCCAATCAACAAGTTGAATCTACGATTAGTTGGTTACTGCGAAATCAAAAAATTCGGTGTTATTTATTGGGTTGGGATCAGGTGTTTTCCCATACCCTAAATAAATTGATGAAAGTTCACCTGAAACATCACGGAGGACAGGTTGTAGGAGAAGCTTATGTTCCTTCTTCGACGCGGGATTTTGAACCGATTATTACCCGCATTCGGCAGGCGCAACCGGATATTATTATTAATACCTTAAGAGGCGATCGCAATTTAGTATTTTATCGCCAATTTTATGAAAGTGGGATTCGCGCTTCTGAGCTTCCCATTTTAGCAACTTCTTTATCGGAAGATGAAGTTCAACAACTTCACAATGCGGCGATTGGTCATTTAAGTTGTTTTCATTATTTTCAAAGTCTCAATACCCCAGAAAATCATCAATTTGTCCAATCCTTTAAACACCGTTATGGAGAAGATCGGGTTACCAATGACCCTATGGCAACGGCTTATAGTCAACTTTATCTATGGAAACAATCTGTTGAATTAGCAGAGTCCTTTGATGTGGAACGCATTCGCATTGCCTCTTACGGACAGCGTTTCCTCGCTCCGGGTGGGTTGGTTCGTTTAGAAACCAATCATCATGTTGCTAAAGTTTGCCGAATTGGTCAAGTTTTACCGAATCAGCAATTTGAGGTTTTATACACCAGTGAACAACCGATTAAACCTTTACCTTGGTTAGGATTTAATGAAGCCAATTTTAATGCCTCTGATATTGTTTTTGAATTATTAGCTGAAGTGAGTCAAGGAATTGAACGCGCCGAACAGTTAGAGCAAAAATCTATAGAATTAGAAGCTACAAAAGCTCAACTTCAACAGGAAATTGAAATCAGAAAACAGTTTGAAGCAGCGTTACAAAGAGCCAATGAAGAATTAGAAAATAAAGTAACAGAGCGCACAGCAGCTTTAAAAGAATCCAATGATAATTTAGTGCAAGAAATTGTGCAACATCAACAAGCTGAAAGTGCACTTCGCATAGCTAGAGATCAACTGCAAACGGTCTTAGATGCAGTTCCGGGTAACGTTTCTTGGATTAATTCTGATCTCCGTTATATTGAAGTAAATGACCGATTAGCTAATATGCTCAATCTCCCCAAAGAGGATTTCATCGGTCAACATATTGGCTTTTTAGGAACCAGTTCCGAATTCCAAGGCTTTGTACAAGATTTATTTGATAGTCCTGAAATTGATGCTTATCGAGAAGTGAGAACCCTAATTCAGGGTCAATGGCGACATTATTTAATGGTGGCTCAAAAATATAATAATAATCAAGCGGCTTTTGTGGTCGGAATCGATATTACGGCTCGAAAACAAGCTGAAGAATCCTTGAGAACGGCAAGGGATCAATTGCAAACGGTATTAGAAGCCGTTCCCGGTACGGTTTCTTGGATTAGTTCAGATCTGTCTTATATCGAAGTTAATCAACGGTTAGCGGAGATGTTTAACCTACCTAGAGAAGCTTTTGTAGGTCAAAATATTGGTTTTTTAGGCGGTAGTTCAGAATTCCAAAACTTTGTACAAGATTTATTTAATAGTCCTGAAATTGATGCTTATCGAGAAGTTAGAACGAAAGTTCAAAAAAAATGGCGACATTATTTAATCGTTGCTCAAAAATATAATAATAATCAAGCTGCTTTTGTGGTTGGAATTGATATTACGGCTCGAAAACAAGCTGAAGAATCCTTGAGAACTGCCAAAGATCAATTACAAACGGTATTACAAGCAGTTCCTGGAAGTGTTTCTTGGATTAGTTCAGACTTGCGTTATCTCGAAGTGAATCAACGGTTGGCGGATATGTTCAACTTGCCTAAAGAACATTTTATCGGTCAACATATTGGGTTTTTAGGAGACAATTCTGAGTTTACTCAATTTGTCCAACATTTATTTGATAGTTCGATTATTGATGCCTTTCAAGAACTATCTGTTTCTATTAATGAACAGGTACGACATTATTTAATGGTAGCTCAAAAATATAATAATAATCAAGCGGCTTTTGTGGTTGGAATTGATATTACGGCGCGTAAAAATGCAGAAGAAGCCTTACGATTAACTCAAGATCAATTAGAAGCGGTATTAGATGTAATTCCGGGGACAGTTTCTTGGATTAGTTCGGATTTACGTTATTTAGGTGTTAATCGTTATTTAGCCTCAACCTTTGACTTAAAACCCGAAGATTTTGTTGGTCAAGATATTGGATTTTTAAAAGCTAGTTTTCAGTTTAATGATTTCGTTCAAGGCTTTTTTAATCAGGCTGAAAGAGATGCTTATCAGGAAGTGATGTCTGTGATTAAAGGCAAACCTCGAAACTATTTAATCGTGGCTCATAAATATAATAATAATCAAGCGGCTTTCTTTGTAGGAATTGATATTACTGAACGCAAACAAGCAGAAGAAGCTTTAAAACAAGCAGAAGCCAACTATCGCAGCATTTTTGAGAACGCCGTTGAGGGCATTTTCCAAAGTACACCGACAGGAGTATATTTAAGTGCAAATCCGGCTTTAGCTCGAATTTATGGCTATCAATCTCCTGAAGAATTAATTGAAAATTTAACGAATATTCAAGATCTATTGTATGTTGAACCCCAACGTCGTCAAGAGTTTGTTCGACTCTTAGAAGAACAGGGGTCAATTGTAGGATTTGAATCCCAAATTCGTCGCTTAGATGGACAGTTGACTTGGATTTCAGAAAATGCGTTTGCGGTGCGAGATGAAGCGGGTACTTTACTTTATTATGAAGGAACCGTTGAAGATATTAATGAGCGGAAACAAGCTGAAGTTGCCCTGCAAAAGGCAATGGAAGAGTTAGAAATCCGTGTTGAAGAACGGACTGCTGCTTTACGGGAAGCCAACCATCAATTAGTTCGAGAAATAGCCGAAAGAACCCGGATTGAAGTCGCTTTACGAGAATCAGAAGCAGAATTAAGAGCCTTATTTGCGGCGATGACCGATGTAATTACGGTTTTTGATGGAGAAGGACGATATAAAAAGATTGTGAGCACCAATTCGGAAGTTTTATATAGTCCTACGGAGGAACGTCTGGGAAAAAGTGTATTTGAAGTTTTTCCTCCGAGTCATGCCGCTTTATTTTATGACCAAATTCAAAGAGTATTACAAACAAAGCAAACTTTAAATATTGAATATAGTTTAAATTCTGCCGAAACTGAACCCGGACATCATGCACCCAATTCCTCTGATTTTATTGGGGGAGATGAAGTCTGGTTTGCTGCAACTGTTTCTCCCATGCCTGATAACTGTGTGATTTGGGTCGCTCGCAATACAACGGAACGACGTAGGGTTTTAGAAGCCTTAAAAGCAGAACAGGAAAAATCAGAACGGTTATTATTGAATATTCTACCGCAATCGATTGCAGAACAACTCAAACAAAATCCCCATTCAATTGCTGAACGCTTTGAACAAGCTACGATTATGTTTGCTGATATTGTCGATTTTACCGGATTTTCCGCCCGCATTTCTCCGTCGGAATTAGTCGATTTACTCAATCAAATTTTCTCGGCGTTTGATGAATTAGCCGACAAACACAATTTAGAAAAAATTAAAACCATTGGAGATTCTTATATGGTCGCTGGAGGTTTACCCATGCCTCGTGAAGACCATGCAGAAGCAATGGCAGAAATGGCTTTAGATATGCAGGCAGAAATTCTACGATTTCAACGAGAAACGAACCAATCTTTTAATTTAAGAATTGGCATTAATACAGGGCCGGTTGTTGCGGGTGTAATTGGCACGAAAAAATTTATTTATGATTTATGGGGAGATGCCGTTAATATTGCTTCCCGCATGGAATCTCAAGGGGAAGGGGGGAAAATCCAAGTCACGGCTACCACCAAAAACCTGCTCAATGGAAAATACAACTTTGAAGAACGGGGTTTAATTGACGTTAAGGGTCGGGGACAAATGCTCACCTATTGGTTGACCCAACGCCAATTTCTCTAA